GTAagttgggaaaataatgtggttcagagactgtgagacagactagcagGGCTAGacagtagagaaaataatgtggtttaaagactgtgagacagattaggAGGGCTATTCatttagggaaaataatgtggttcagagactgtgaagCAGACTATCTAATGGATTAAGGGACCACTTACCCTTGCTATTACACTACCAATAACTGGGACTAAATCATCATGTTGCAAGGACCTGGGCCTAGATTATAGacgctctcttagtgctaagtgCTATACATTAACTTTAACTTATacctatcttagcactaagagagtttGAAACATCAAGGTCAGGATTTGAATTAAACAGCATTTGACTCAACAGTGTTCAACTGGAATTACAAAAGCATGTTTGACATATGATCTGAGGGCTTTACTTTAGCAACTTTGACACGTTCTAAATTGTATAACTGCAGACAAAGTTTAGGTAAAGTATGCACTAAATAGTAAAAGTGAGTATATTTTGATAACCATCATATCAATTTCATTTACTGTAACAAAAGATCTAGCCTGTAGCATGTACATTGTGTACATTTTGGTGTATGTTTCCGTGCCTGACAGGTGAAGGGTGACACACAGAGTGTACATATTTCACATTGCAAACATCACATCAGCTAGAAAATTGACATCCCCGCAGATTGACATGGTGATGCTTAGCTCCGGATCAGCTGGTGTGATCTATTTCCACTTGAGTCAGTCTATATAAAGAAGGACAGCCCCGCTTACTGGCCCTGGACTGGCCTTTAACCCTCACAAGTTTATCATCTATTTTGACATGTCACGGATTGCCAGTATTCTGTCTCACATGGATTTCAAATGCATGTTTCAAATTCTTGGAAACACGAAAGGAAACTTGGCggatatatgtcatattttatcTGCTAAGATCTCAACCTAATCCCCAATGGAAGGGAGACTGATAATAAGAAGCTTATCATAAGTCCTTATTGCACATTGTCTGGTGTGTATTTGGTAAATATCATGTCTATTTCATGTCAATATCACTGGTGACACTTTGACATCTATCAGCCAGTCCCATATATCTTCAAGGCTTTCTTACCACTGCAATGCTAATATCAACACAGCAATCAATAGATCAGGGATATTAACCACATGATGATATATGCAGGCAGAATCTTGTGAAACACTGAGGTCCTGTGTCGTACATTTCAAATCAATTTTGGCTATATTTCAGTGTCACTGAGTGAACTGGTTCATTGACGACACCCATCCACCCAGACCTGACAAGATAAACCGTGATATGACCAGGACATTGTCAATTGCTGGTGATACAAGATCCAGCCTACAAGTCCTTGAGTATAGATCATGTTGATAGCACAGCCTAGTCGTCTCAGTGACATTTGACAGGATATATAGACGTGATATATGCATTATTTCCTTAGTCTGCCAGACACTATTGGAGACAACATATTTTGCAAGAGAGAGCTTTAATTCTTCACCTAAAATTAGGAACTGTTTGTTACAAAGATCTCATACCTGATATGTATAGAGGGCCATTGTCAATTTCAGATGTTACCCTATTTTGTACTTTTGTCTATAATTGGAATCCATATATATATTAGAGAAAAGCTCTATTTCTTCACCTGAATTAAGGGATTGTTTGTTAAAACAGTTGCATACCTGATGTATGTAATAATAAACAATGTTACACTTTCTTATAAAACTAAGTTACTACTTAAAAGGTACATCTGACACACACCTGCAATATTGAATTGACGctataaatattttgtaaacctTAGATTTTCATGTGTCACAATTTTGTATCATTAAATTTTGATATGTAAAGTAATATGTTTTGAGATTATCTGTGCTTTTACGCATAATGCATCTTTTCCACACAGACCCACCAGGCATTAAATGTTTTATCTAAACATATGGTAATTTGGAGGGAGAGATAGTGTCACTTAATTAAATTTGAATGAActtcaaatttggaaatatgcCAGAGGTTGTAGTgcatgaaatattgaatggtttggtTATTATCTTTGTTAGACTCCAAGCTTTGGTTCTGCAATATTTTCTTATGTTTTGTGCTGAGCATATCCTATATATCTATGTAAATTTCACCTAGCaccatgtacatttcatgaTTAGGTCACCACCGAGTGGCAGCACTGTAACAAGCAGTCATTGACATCTATTATGTAACAAGCACTTGTTGGTAAGTGACTGCATTCAGGAATACATTATGTCATGTACATAATCAGCTGATTGAAAGATCAGCGTGACAGCTGTCAAAATGAAGGACAGCTTACTGGTTAATAGTTAGTCTAACAGCTGACCACAGACCCAATGACTATGCATGTTTACTCCATATAGCACAtatgtgggggggggggggggggggggctatgagagagagagagaatttaTAAGATATTACATTTAAAACTTATTCCACAGAATAACAGATTATTTCAAAATCTGTAGCATTTCATGATTCAGGCAACTGATAGTTATGAAAAAGCTCCAGAAAAAAGGATATGAAGACAGTGAACAACAATATTCAACTGGAATACTTGCATTGTCTTATTAGTTATGATTGGTATTTtcgtaattatttcaaatcttaacttttttaaacatgttatttttgttgttggttgtttcattttaaaaaaaaaatggacAGGTGTATCAGAAAGGAGAATAAGTAGTAGTTGCATGTTAAATCATTATCTTGTctacaacacatgcaaaacatgtcagctttgaatttcaaaaaggGCTGAACCAGTTTTCAGTATATAATTCATTATTCATGATCCAAAGTTCTCAAAAAGCTTATTCACTTCCTACTGACttcaattatatttttttctattttagtGCACATACTCTTCCTGGAAATGGTGCCAGAAGAAATTGGAATTCTAGACCAATGCAAAAAAAACAAAGCCTTGCACTCCATGGATAATTTATTTGGTTGCTAGGTTACGAAATCAATAAGAAATTTGTTTAGTGTTCACTTCTAATAACATCAATTTCAATCAAAATGAAATGAGTCAGAGTGATTCAACTTCTTGATTTAACAAATTGCATCTTACATTTGAAAACTCAAGACAAGTAGTCTTGACTTGAATTAATTTACAAACATTGTCAGAAAATTTggaagtgtaaatatttatcatatattTACTACAGAGTAAATATGCACCCTATTAAATTACCAACTTTATTGCTAATGTAAAGAAATCttttaaatatacataaataaaaaaacccacaaacatTGTAAATTAATTACAGTTTTTGAATACTAAACATGCATATCCACATCAAAATGTGGTCATAGCAAATCAATTTCAGTGTTGTTAATTTCACAACTGAGTAAAACCTGAAATTGACAATGTCACAACAACACACTATAATGTTCTTGATCTCCCATTTCAAGGCAAGGCCATATGTCAGCTGCTGTCTTTGTGAGTCATGGCTTCATGCAAATTGACAATGTCTTAGTCTTGTTTACAATCATCACTCTGTGGATACACGCCAGCATAATGAAGAGACAACAGTCTCTGCAACCATAACTGTTTTGTACAGCATCTTGGCTGTGTTATGTAAGGTTCTGTCCAGGAGGGGAGTGGGGTGATGTAGCTAGGGGACAGACTCTAAATTACACCTCAGCTTAATTAAACTGTTTGTTATGTCTAGTGTATCAGTGACACCAGATTACAAAGACTGTATTAAGCTGAAGGGTAAGGCTGTGATGTGAAATAAGCTTAATTATCAGTTGTGAGAATGGCTTGAGGCTACAGGGATTTTCAATGCAAGGACTTACTACTTAACAGTTTATCTATATTGCagttatctgtgatattctgtgaGGCTGCCAGCTGATTGTGTTGAGATTTGCTTATATCCCATGGGGAAGGGTGGATAAATAAACACAATGTTGCAGTGAATTATTGCACCATGGGAATATCTCTATTCATTCATAGCAACATGGAAGGGCAGATGTTGACATTGTGCTTAACACCCAAGCAGGAACTTAGCTGTATGATGCAGTGATAGAGTATAATAAAACTGAActttgtaatgtttttgttatgatacttatgaactaGTACAGAAAATAATAAGTACAAACCTGAACCTGTAAAGAACCATATTTGTCATGATCATAACTATGATTATTGAAACTGGTAATGGGCAGATCCATacgcatcatcatcatcaacatcatcatcatcaacatcatcatcatcatcatcatcatcatcatcaacgttTTCCTTCGGATGTGTTTACACTGCCAGCAACAACACCCTAATCACGGAAACGTTTAGAATACAACATACCATTATCATTCAATGAATAAGATATGAGTAATCGTGTTAACAGGCTACAAGTCTCACCTGCACAGAGCTGCATCGCCGAAGCCACCTTGCCGACCACGGGGGTGATGACGTCCCTGACGCACACCGACATCACCCCGGTCATGGAGACCAGGAGCCCCAGACCGCACCCCACGCCCACCGAAACGGTGGCGATTTGCCAAAACACACTCGGTATATCCCAGAAAGTTGTGTATCTGCCACACTCTCGCACAATCACCAGATGACCGCCATCGTCCAGTTTAGGATAGTTGCATCTGCGAAATACTCCAAAATATATAGGCGTGGAATCACTGAAAGCTCCATGAAGCCAGTACGGCATGTAGAATCCCACACTTGCAGCCACGGTGGCCAGGAGTGACAGAACCGCCCAGAATATACCCACACACGACAAACCCGATAATTTGGACATGCTTCTTCTACGGgtttaaataaaattataaacttCGTTTTCTTAGATGTTTTCCTCTGCTGTCTGACTGCCAAGCCTCCAGTTTCTGTAAGCAGATTGGAATTCTAAGCACTCAAGGATGTGACTTTTCCCACATTACGAACAGAGTGCGAATATTTGAAATTCGGTCAGAAAAAAAGGAACATTTCACACTTAGTTGTATTGCCTGTCACAACGTCTTGAAAGAAATTCCTTGGCAATTTTCCGGAACGGCAAAAATGTTGATCGATGCGATTTTCCAGCTTCCAATTTAAAGAAATTCAACCACAAATAGATTTCTTAGTAACACAAACGGCGTGTTTTCTCGGTGACGACGGAATAACCAAAGACTATTATTTTACCGTTATACTAGAGTTGTCCGATGTCTCCCAGGCTGCAGTCATCTGAACGTGCGTAGGCTCCTTTGCGCATGCACATAGTGATTCCCATGCAAAATGTAAATAACGTGATGATAAATATGTCCAGAGTCCACGTTCTTCCAGGGTAACTGTCAACACTCACAGCAGATACAGAAGCGTGACTGCTGTAGGTCGTTGTGTCGctccacacgcaaacacaaccACCGCTTCTCATTCACCTCGCTTGCCCCAATCGAGCATACAACTACCGCATCCAGGAAGGAGGTTAAGCTATTGACCAATCGCAACGCTGGATCTATTAATAAGTCAGTTTGTAAACAGACACACGTGGAGCAAGCGCTTGCTTGGCTTGTCTGAAGCGGGTCTTCTCTTTGCAGGATATAATGACGGGCCTAAGACACTCGTCTTGAAAATCTGGCTTTTATAGAAAAGGACAATCACATGTCAACGGTGTAAATGATAGTTGCAAACattaattttctttcaaatctTTTTTGATAACCTGATACTGAATCATACATTAAGAAGATATTGAACATAATAAAAGTGCTCCGTATATTACAAGATTGCAAGGGTAATAGATAGATATATGATTGTACAAATTGGCAGATGAGAGTATGTGTGTTTGCGAGGCTGAAAgtttatttttaaagaaatatttctgtttaatgTTCGAAATAGATGATTGAGATAAAGCATTTACGAACAAATCCGATGTCTCTACGCTGCACAAAACAAATTCtaacagctgtctgtaaataatcgagtctggaccagacaatccagtgaatgacaCCCCGAAATTCGTGAGATTCGAACTACTTAGATGGAacacgatgaaatgtgtcagtcCAAACAGCGAGACTCCCAAAGCAGTTACacactaaataaataaataaataaataaataaataaataaataaataaacaaacaaacaaacaaacaaacaaacaaacaaacaaacaaacaaacaaataaataaagtaagtaagtaagtaagttcTCGTCCGACCCGATAATATGACATGGTAGGTCCAATGTGCACATTGACCTGACATTTGAAGGAAGCGacacggggggggggggggggggggggtgggggggtgggtgggtatggATGTCACGAGGTTGAGGATGTCATAAAAAGGTCGCATTTGCATTAGTAATTGCCCATAACCATGCCTTTAGTTAAGTCGGTCAGCTTCATTAATTATACATTCTGTCTGCACAGCGGACATTGAAAGCTTCTTGCATGACATTATGACTTTAATTGAATATCGTATTTCTTTTCCAGCATTGagcatttttttctgtccagAATTTGAAGCTGGAgctttgtacatgtatatcgatTATTTCAGAGATATCATTGTGCATATATCATAGTGactatttctgtaaatggacaTTTGTTTAGTGTATATCATGCTGATTAATTAACTTCCGCTCGTGCAAGTATccgtttttcattttattactCTTTGTTTATACCGACGAAGCCGATCACAGCTGATAACGCCAGCTCAAAGAGAGAGTGACTCTCTGAACCCCTCGTCGCTGTGGAGTTCAGTAATGACTGCATTAGCTCCCCTGAACCGCAGCTTCAGATTGGCCATCAGGCTCTCGTGGAGAGGAGTGTTTCTCTCTCTACTGAAATTCAATGGTCATATTTGTATATACTGCAATAAAAGACAGGATAAGCTACTCCTAGACTTGCATAAGCCTCTAAGACAATAAATAATTGATGTAAAGGTAATGTCTTATAAATTTTAATAAAATTAACTCACTGTCTCTCTAAGAGACTAGTGTTTTAATATTGTGCTGTTCTCTTATCTACACTAATGTCTTGTCTCTCTACCGAATAGAATGTGTATACATCCATGGGCTTAGCCTTCAGTACAGCCATGGCCAGactattgattgattgattgattgaatgaatgaatgaatgaatctacAGGGCACTCCTTGGTGTTTAGTCTTTGGGTTGGTCATTACGAAATAGCGCTAAAATCTGACatttacaagaaatgtcaaGGATTTTTTAAAGCTTAGAATTGATGAACGAATCAATGattgaatgaatggatgaatgaaccAACCGAACGACcgaccaacaaaccaaccaaccaaccaaccaaataaaAGCAACGAAACCAATCTGTCAACATTTTAATTAATTAAATTGCGATGATTTGTGGGCAAACAAGCTAACCTGACCTGAAATACACCCCTAGCCACAAGGTCAAGTGACTGGAGCTACTTGCAACGTACCAGGTCATTTTGACACGACTTGACATAGCGGGTCGGAAATAGATGTTTTCTCTTGACCTGGAGGTGTAATTATGTGTGCTCTAGTCACAGACTGCACGCATTCCGTCCCattaagtcagtgagtgagggaaAGAGTTTAGTATTAAGTCGCTTTAGCAATAATTCCGCAATATCGCAGCAGAAATAAGTTTCGCATATTTTGACCATgtacatacagtatggttcaaaattattgagaatagctaaagcatttcatattattaaacgagaacaaatcagataaaattgaatgtattgtgaaagtgaactgaccttttcatgttgtgtaggtaacaatttaatattttatcaagtctccttgagcttcacggcacagtctaagacgggtaggcatacttcctatcagagaggttagtgtctcgtgagttatgctgtcccagtatcggaccacttctctcttcatgtcttcaatttttgtcaaccccttttgattcacacattccttcatcatcccccaaatgttctcaatgggatttaagtcaggactatatgcaggaaatggtaatgcagtcacatttttctcctgaaaccactgcttggcatgttttgcggtgtgtttaggatcattatcttgctgcaaaatccagtcatttccataaaacacatgtgcacttggaaggagaaaattatctaatatgttagtgtagcgttgacttgtcagatttccctcgaacacacacagcggggtcgttcctaataaggatatccctccccatacatgaaactttgggctgtatttaggtcgttgatacaacggtgctgacgcagactttgtccatattttcacattattgggatatacccatattgagctttcatcagtaaaaatcacattttcccagtcaaagatttcatgtgccaaacaccactcaacacgcctgtctttatgttcttgtttcatgagaggagaaggaattctaGTCtctttctcccatccaagatcaatcaaatttcttctaactgtagattttgatacaactgttgatcccctttctatcatttcatacctgatgttggagatgcttgccctttgctttttagacgctaaaattcccagccggacgcgatctgagaagtccaattttctgggtctccctgctcctttctggtgccccaaatccttttcctctttaaaattcttcctaatcctatacacagtagaaagaggagttcctgttctctctgccaatgtatttacatcatcaattccttgattacacaactcaaaaatcaaccttcttttatcttcagcagacattgttgacagtgctgaggaaaatgacgtctgctacaaattcaggggaggtaactctaattgtactatactcagtaggccaagatgagttacctcccttataccattacttagttttaagtatcagtgaatcagttgaggtattaggatagctcaaagtaagaagaaaaattctcaataattatgaaccagactatatatttgttgataaatatatgtCTTGATTTCAGATATCATTGTTCATTACAGGAATTAATAAAACTATAGTTAATACCTAatattttcctttttttctCTGGGTACAtagcattattattatcaattaAAACGTGTGCAGTCAaccataaaatgttttgttttaagcggtctgtcaTAAGGGAAGATGCCATGTGTGAGCTCCGGCCACAAACTGCACGTATTCAATCCCACTGGTtacacacgcgcacgcgcacgcgcgcacacacacacacacacacacacacgcgcgcgcgcgcgcgcgcgctcgctcgcacgcacgcacattgCCCAGCATACATGAAGAAATGTAATTATGAAACACAAAAGTTTATATCGTTGCTGAACAATTCCAGTACCAGTACTGTACATTTAGAAGGTTTGTCCACGTGTATTCACAAAGTTTGTATTCTCAGAAAAGAATGTTATATTACCCATACACGAATAATTATTGTTCTACAGGCCTGTGGAGTTTCATTCTGAAATAAAGATTGACACAATGCTAGTTGTTTTATGAGGGTTAGTGTGTGTTGTGTAGTGGTGGGTAGTGTGTGTGTAGTGACG
This genomic stretch from Haliotis asinina isolate JCU_RB_2024 chromosome 4, JCU_Hal_asi_v2, whole genome shotgun sequence harbors:
- the LOC137281493 gene encoding LHFPL tetraspan subfamily member 6 protein-like, giving the protein MSKLSGLSCVGIFWAVLSLLATVAASVGFYMPYWLHGAFSDSTPIYFGVFRRCNYPKLDDGGHLVIVRECGRYTTFWDIPSVFWQIATVSVGVGCGLGLLVSMTGVMSVCVRDVITPVVGKVASAMQLCAGLLIGGGLAIYPYGWDNVEVHQACNGMSGHYNLGSCTLSWAFYLTGCGAGLTIICCMMACHAHRKKDTHAVTYHV